Proteins from a genomic interval of Polaribacter sejongensis:
- a CDS encoding zinc-dependent metalloprotease: MTKRLLTKLLLVAFVFGFTTQTEAQFWKKKKDETPKQTPKKKPEKGDIQPYGKVVTKDHKTDEGLFKVHTKGNSYLFEIPDSLLTREMLMVTRIAKTATGIGFGGGKTNTQVLRWERKNKQILLRIVSHDIVADTILPVHKAVVNSNLEPILFSFPIKAISKDSTATVIDATSLFSTDIKPLGFPGFYRKAYGVTRMDKDRSYIERVSSYPKNIETRHVKTYFASKAPSNSSLGSITLEMSNSMVLLPKVPMKRRYFDERVGWFTRGQVDYGLDAQKSKTVKYLDRYRLEVKDEDIEKFKRGELVEPKKQIVYYVDRATPEEWVPYIIQGVNDWQVAFEAAGFKNAIIGKRAPTKEEDPEYSPEDVRYSVIRYLASPIPNANGPHVSDPRSGEILESDINWYHNVMSLLHNWFFIQTAAINPDARSNNFKTETMGELIKFVSSHELGHTLGLPHNMGSSNAYPVDSLRSASFTKKYGTAPSIMDYARFNYVAQPEDKGVALMPNIGVYDKYAISWGYRPILDTEAKDEKPILDSWILKHAGDPMYRFGHQQAGGVVDPSSQTEDLGDNAMKASMYGIKNLQRILPRLEEWTSDKGENYDNLSTMYGQVLGQFNRYMGHVTANVGGVYENYKTTDQEGAVYTYVDKATQKEALQFVIDELFKTPTWMLDQNIFSKTEFSGSVERVRGLQASTLNNMLNAGRMARMIENETSNGTKAYSLISMMSDLRKGVWSEIYTGKSIDTYRRNLQRAYLDRLDYLLNKASDQRGVNSGYRKSTAININQSDVKSVARGELKRLQRDVKSASNRGNTLTRYHLQDVVDRIDTILDPK, encoded by the coding sequence GATGAAACTCCTAAGCAAACTCCAAAAAAGAAACCCGAAAAAGGAGACATTCAGCCTTACGGAAAAGTGGTTACCAAAGACCATAAAACAGACGAAGGTCTATTTAAAGTTCACACAAAAGGTAATTCTTATCTTTTTGAAATACCAGATTCTCTTTTAACAAGAGAAATGTTAATGGTTACAAGAATTGCAAAAACTGCAACCGGAATTGGTTTTGGTGGTGGAAAAACAAACACACAAGTGTTACGTTGGGAAAGAAAGAACAAACAAATTCTATTAAGAATTGTTTCTCATGATATTGTTGCAGATACTATCTTACCAGTTCATAAAGCCGTTGTAAACTCTAACTTAGAGCCTATTCTATTTTCTTTTCCTATAAAAGCAATTAGTAAAGACTCTACAGCAACTGTTATAGATGCTACTTCTTTATTTTCTACAGATATAAAACCTTTAGGTTTTCCTGGTTTTTATAGAAAAGCGTACGGTGTAACAAGAATGGACAAGGACCGTTCTTATATAGAAAGAGTTAGTAGTTACCCTAAAAACATAGAAACAAGACATGTAAAAACATATTTTGCAAGTAAAGCACCTTCTAATAGCTCTTTGGGTTCTATTACTTTAGAAATGAGTAACTCAATGGTTTTACTACCTAAAGTACCAATGAAACGTCGTTATTTTGATGAACGTGTAGGATGGTTTACTAGAGGTCAAGTAGATTATGGTTTAGATGCTCAAAAAAGTAAAACAGTTAAATATTTAGATAGATATCGTTTAGAAGTAAAAGATGAAGATATCGAAAAATTTAAAAGAGGAGAATTAGTAGAACCTAAAAAACAAATTGTTTACTACGTAGATAGGGCAACTCCAGAAGAATGGGTTCCTTATATTATACAAGGTGTAAATGATTGGCAAGTTGCTTTTGAAGCAGCAGGTTTTAAAAACGCTATTATTGGTAAAAGAGCACCAACCAAAGAAGAAGACCCAGAATACAGTCCAGAAGATGTACGTTATTCTGTAATTAGATATTTAGCATCTCCTATTCCTAATGCAAACGGACCTCACGTAAGTGATCCAAGATCTGGAGAAATCTTAGAATCTGATATTAATTGGTATCATAATGTAATGTCTTTATTACACAACTGGTTCTTTATTCAAACTGCGGCAATCAACCCAGACGCAAGAAGTAATAATTTTAAGACTGAAACTATGGGTGAATTAATCAAATTTGTGTCTTCTCACGAGTTAGGGCACACGTTAGGTTTACCTCATAATATGGGAAGTTCTAATGCATATCCTGTAGATTCTTTACGTTCTGCTTCATTTACAAAAAAATACGGAACAGCACCTTCTATTATGGATTATGCTCGTTTTAATTATGTGGCACAACCAGAAGATAAAGGTGTTGCCTTAATGCCAAATATTGGTGTGTATGATAAATATGCAATCTCTTGGGGATACAGACCTATTTTAGATACAGAGGCTAAAGATGAAAAGCCTATTTTAGATTCTTGGATCTTAAAACATGCTGGAGACCCAATGTATAGATTCGGACATCAGCAAGCAGGTGGTGTTGTAGATCCTAGTTCTCAAACAGAAGATTTAGGAGACAATGCAATGAAAGCTTCTATGTATGGAATTAAAAATTTACAAAGAATTTTACCAAGATTAGAAGAATGGACTTCTGATAAAGGTGAAAATTATGATAATTTATCTACGATGTACGGACAAGTATTAGGTCAGTTTAATAGATATATGGGGCATGTAACTGCAAATGTTGGGGGTGTATATGAAAACTATAAAACTACAGACCAAGAAGGTGCTGTTTATACTTATGTAGACAAAGCAACTCAAAAAGAAGCTTTACAATTTGTAATTGATGAGTTGTTTAAAACTCCTACATGGATGTTAGATCAAAACATCTTTAGCAAAACCGAATTTTCTGGTTCTGTAGAAAGAGTACGTGGTTTACAAGCATCAACTTTAAACAATATGTTAAACGCTGGTAGAATGGCTCGTATGATCGAAAACGAAACTTCTAATGGAACAAAAGCATATTCATTAATTAGTATGATGAGCGATTTAAGAAAAGGTGTTTGGAGTGAAATCTACACTGGTAAATCTATTGATACTTACAGAAGAAATTTACAAAGAGCTTATTTAGATAGATTAGATTATCTTTTAAACAAAGCATCAGACCAAAGAGGTGTAAACAGTGGCTATAGAAAAAGTACTGCTATTAACATCAATCAATCTGATGTAAAATCTGTAGCAAGAGGAGAGTTGAAACGTTTACAACGTGATGTAAAATCTGCTTCTAACAGAGGAAACACTTTAACACGTTACCACTTACAAGATGTTGTAGATAGAATTGATACTATTTTAGATCCTAAGTAA
- a CDS encoding alpha/beta fold hydrolase — MSNNPILHSTIKGEGKPLLILHGYFGMSDNWKTIGNQFAEDYQVHLIDQRNHGRSFHEDEFNYEVLVEDLHAYIQHYQLESVHIIGHSMGGKTAMLFAVTYPDLVDKLIVVDISPRMYQPHHNAILAGLNSIDFSVENTRTLVDKKLSALIPDFGVRQFLLKNVYWKEKGQLAFRFNLESLTDNNPAVGEALPSFTVFEKETLFLKGSKSDYITQDEEPIIEAHFPNSKIIEIKNAGHWLHAENPKDFYTEVSEFLK, encoded by the coding sequence ATGTCTAACAATCCAATATTACATTCAACCATAAAAGGGGAAGGAAAACCATTGTTAATTTTACATGGTTATTTTGGAATGTCTGATAACTGGAAAACAATTGGAAATCAGTTTGCTGAAGATTACCAAGTCCATTTAATAGACCAAAGAAATCACGGACGTAGCTTTCATGAAGATGAATTTAATTATGAGGTTTTAGTAGAAGATTTACATGCTTATATTCAGCATTATCAGCTAGAGTCAGTACATATTATTGGGCATTCTATGGGCGGCAAAACCGCGATGTTGTTTGCGGTAACGTATCCGGATTTGGTTGATAAATTAATTGTTGTTGATATTTCTCCAAGAATGTATCAACCGCATCATAATGCAATTTTAGCTGGATTAAATTCTATTGATTTTTCTGTAGAGAATACCAGAACTTTGGTTGATAAAAAATTGTCAGCTTTAATTCCAGATTTTGGTGTGCGTCAGTTTCTGTTGAAAAACGTCTATTGGAAAGAAAAAGGGCAATTGGCATTTCGATTTAATTTAGAGTCTTTAACAGATAATAATCCTGCTGTGGGAGAAGCTTTGCCTTCGTTTACAGTTTTCGAAAAAGAAACGTTGTTTTTAAAAGGATCAAAATCGGACTATATTACACAAGACGAAGAACCAATTATTGAAGCACATTTTCCGAATTCTAAAATTATAGAAATTAAAAATGCAGGGCATTGGCTGCATGCTGAAAATCCGAAGGATTTTTACACTGAAGTTTCTGAGTTTTTGAAGTAA
- a CDS encoding pyridoxine 5'-phosphate synthase, which produces MTKLSVNINKIATLRNSRGGNVPNLLKVASDIEEFGAQGITIHPRPDERHIRYQDARDLKNIVTTEYNIEGNPIKSFMDLVLEIKPTQVTLVPDALDAITSNAGWDTITHQSFLQEVIREFQQNGIRTSIFIDTDAKLIEAAAKTGADRIELYTEDFATQYDLGNKEAIKPYTEAAVLAHKLGLGINAGHDLSLDNIKFFKENIPNLAEVSIGHALIAESLYLGLENVVNMYLHRLK; this is translated from the coding sequence ATGACAAAGTTAAGTGTAAATATTAATAAAATAGCAACTTTAAGAAATTCTCGTGGAGGAAATGTCCCTAATTTGTTAAAAGTAGCCAGTGATATAGAAGAGTTTGGTGCTCAGGGAATAACAATTCACCCAAGACCAGACGAAAGACATATTCGTTATCAAGATGCAAGAGATTTAAAAAATATTGTTACTACCGAATATAATATTGAAGGAAACCCTATAAAATCTTTTATGGATTTGGTCTTAGAAATAAAACCAACGCAGGTTACTTTGGTACCAGATGCTTTAGATGCAATTACTTCTAATGCAGGTTGGGATACCATTACACATCAATCTTTTTTACAAGAAGTAATTAGAGAGTTTCAACAAAACGGAATTAGAACTTCAATTTTTATTGATACAGATGCTAAGTTGATTGAAGCTGCTGCAAAAACAGGCGCGGATAGAATAGAATTGTACACAGAAGATTTTGCAACGCAATATGATTTAGGAAATAAAGAAGCTATAAAACCTTATACGGAAGCTGCTGTTTTAGCTCATAAATTAGGTTTAGGTATTAATGCTGGGCACGATTTAAGCTTAGATAATATTAAATTCTTTAAAGAAAATATTCCTAATTTGGCAGAAGTTTCTATTGGGCACGCGCTTATTGCAGAGAGTTTGTACTTAGGTTTAGAGAATGTTGTAAATATGTATTTACATCGTTTGAAATAA
- a CDS encoding CBS domain-containing protein — protein sequence MNDYLLDQIKPLRLKDTVKSAQKVLRNNHITHFPIIENNKLLGSFAEDDIQTIENNNEELVEHAHLLNSFFADEKATLLELLKIFADNDTNIIPVLNEAKDYIGYFDLRDVLDVFSTSPFMVEESETLIIEKLRNDYSMSQVVQIIEASGGQLLGLYISEKNLDNVQVTIKVISEEINEIMQTFRRYDYKIISMHENDIYLEDLKSRSEYLQKYLDM from the coding sequence ATGAACGACTATTTATTAGATCAAATAAAACCACTTCGCTTAAAAGACACTGTTAAAAGTGCTCAAAAAGTGTTAAGAAACAATCATATAACACATTTTCCTATTATTGAAAATAATAAATTATTAGGTTCTTTTGCTGAAGATGATATACAAACCATAGAAAATAATAACGAAGAGTTAGTTGAACATGCACATTTATTAAATTCTTTTTTTGCTGATGAAAAAGCAACTCTTTTAGAACTTTTAAAGATTTTTGCAGACAATGACACCAACATTATACCTGTTTTAAATGAAGCCAAAGATTATATTGGTTATTTTGATTTGCGTGATGTTTTAGATGTTTTTTCTACAAGTCCGTTTATGGTTGAAGAAAGTGAGACTTTAATTATAGAGAAATTAAGGAACGACTACTCTATGAGTCAGGTTGTACAAATTATAGAAGCTAGTGGAGGTCAATTATTAGGCTTGTATATTTCCGAAAAGAATTTAGATAATGTACAAGTTACCATCAAAGTAATATCTGAAGAAATAAATGAAATTATGCAAACTTTTAGAAGGTATGATTATAAAATTATATCTATGCATGAAAATGACATTTATTTAGAAGATTTAAAAAGTAGGTCTGAATATTTACAGAAATATTTAGATATGTAA
- a CDS encoding NAD kinase, whose amino-acid sequence MKKAAIYGQSYAITSEKEVKTLIHVLQKNKIDFYIEHKFYNLLIEHEVLEDSYKSFDNFNDLDNSFDIMLTLGGDGTFLRSATHIRDLDIPILGINTGRLGFLAIVAKDVIEESINLVLKGEYTIQERTLLSVKTEPKTKDFEELNFALNEVTVAKKNTTSMIGVKTYLNGEYLTNYWADGLIISTPTGSTGYSLSCNGPVILPDSKNIVITPIAPHNLNARPIVISDETKVELEVDSREKSYLVSLDSRVTTVANHTKILIEKTDFTIKSILPKNQSFLKTLRSKLLWGEDIRNKTNV is encoded by the coding sequence TTGAAAAAAGCAGCAATTTACGGTCAATCATACGCGATTACATCAGAAAAAGAAGTTAAAACATTAATACACGTTTTACAAAAAAATAAGATTGATTTTTATATTGAACATAAGTTTTACAATCTTTTAATAGAACACGAAGTATTAGAAGACTCCTACAAATCATTCGATAATTTTAATGACTTAGACAATAGTTTTGATATTATGCTTACACTTGGTGGAGACGGTACATTTTTACGTTCTGCAACCCATATTAGAGATTTAGACATTCCTATTTTAGGTATAAATACAGGTAGATTAGGTTTTTTAGCCATCGTTGCCAAAGATGTTATAGAAGAAAGTATAAATCTGGTTTTAAAAGGCGAATACACCATACAAGAAAGAACCCTTTTATCTGTGAAGACAGAACCTAAAACAAAAGATTTTGAAGAGTTAAATTTTGCTTTAAATGAAGTAACTGTTGCCAAAAAGAATACTACTTCTATGATTGGGGTAAAAACCTATTTAAATGGAGAGTATCTTACCAATTATTGGGCAGACGGCTTAATTATATCTACACCAACAGGTTCTACAGGCTATTCATTAAGTTGTAACGGACCTGTAATATTACCAGATTCTAAAAACATTGTTATTACACCTATTGCACCGCATAACTTAAATGCAAGACCTATAGTAATCTCCGATGAAACTAAAGTAGAACTAGAAGTAGATTCTAGAGAAAAAAGCTACTTAGTATCTTTAGATTCTAGAGTTACCACGGTAGCCAATCACACAAAAATTTTAATAGAAAAAACAGATTTCACCATTAAAAGTATCTTACCTAAAAACCAATCTTTTTTAAAGACATTAAGAAGTAAACTTTTGTGGGGAGAAGACATTAGAAACAAAACAAATGTTTAA
- a CDS encoding DUF6089 family protein — translation MKKRILFFVFVSFTSIFMGQLHEVGLTIGGTNYVGDIGKNYYFYPNELAGGITYKYNWNPRIALRATYSLLPISGNDADADTGYRRDRLDASGKTYNFSNNINELAVGIEYNFYEYDLSSYDKTWTPYLILELAVFNHTNVSSYLPTGGIEKLGKKTSLAIPFGFGYKSKLYGTLAFAIEAKFRYTLEDDLDYLSNDTPNVNLDGTGNDWYMFTGVSLIYTFGRPACYTNGL, via the coding sequence ATGAAAAAAAGAATATTATTTTTTGTATTTGTAAGTTTTACCTCCATTTTCATGGGGCAACTTCATGAGGTAGGCCTTACTATTGGAGGTACTAACTATGTTGGTGACATTGGTAAAAACTACTACTTTTACCCGAATGAACTCGCTGGTGGCATTACATACAAGTATAATTGGAATCCTAGAATTGCTTTAAGAGCAACTTACAGCCTTCTACCTATTTCAGGAAATGATGCAGATGCAGACACGGGGTATAGAAGAGATCGATTAGACGCTAGTGGAAAAACATACAATTTTTCTAACAATATAAATGAATTAGCTGTTGGTATCGAATATAATTTCTATGAGTATGATTTATCATCTTATGATAAAACTTGGACTCCTTACCTAATCTTAGAATTGGCTGTTTTTAATCATACAAACGTAAGTTCATACTTACCAACAGGAGGAATAGAAAAATTAGGAAAGAAAACGTCTTTGGCTATTCCTTTCGGTTTTGGTTATAAGTCTAAATTATATGGTACTTTAGCTTTTGCAATTGAAGCAAAATTTAGATATACTTTGGAAGATGATTTAGATTACCTTTCTAACGATACACCAAATGTAAATTTAGACGGCACAGGTAATGACTGGTATATGTTTACTGGGGTTTCTTTAATCTACACATTTGGTAGACCTGCTTGTTATACAAACGGATTATAA
- a CDS encoding isoprenyl transferase translates to MDKKLLIDLQRTPKHVAIIMDGNGRWAKGKGMNRIFGHRNALTAVRESVSAASQVNIEAITLYAFSTENWNRPKLEVDALMSLLINSLKKELPGFMKNGVKVNAIGAIESLPKKAQKVLGDVISQTKDNTDIVLTFALSYGSREEIVNTIKNISKKVVNNEINIEEIDENTINNHLYTFNLPDVDLMIRTSGEQRISNFLLWQMAYAELYFTDILWPDFREEHFYDAIIDYQNRERRFGKTSEQITE, encoded by the coding sequence ATGGATAAAAAATTACTAATCGACCTACAAAGAACACCAAAACATGTTGCCATTATAATGGATGGTAATGGCCGTTGGGCTAAAGGTAAAGGAATGAATAGAATTTTCGGCCATAGAAACGCCTTAACCGCTGTTAGAGAGTCTGTTAGTGCAGCTTCTCAAGTAAACATAGAGGCAATTACTTTATACGCTTTTTCTACAGAAAACTGGAACCGCCCTAAATTAGAAGTTGATGCTTTAATGAGTTTATTAATTAATTCTTTAAAAAAGGAATTACCTGGCTTCATGAAAAATGGCGTAAAAGTAAACGCAATTGGAGCTATAGAAAGCTTACCAAAAAAAGCACAAAAAGTATTAGGAGATGTAATTTCTCAAACAAAAGACAACACAGATATTGTATTAACCTTTGCTCTTAGCTATGGTTCTAGAGAAGAAATTGTTAATACTATTAAAAACATATCCAAAAAAGTTGTTAATAATGAGATAAATATCGAAGAAATTGATGAAAATACTATAAATAACCATTTATATACGTTTAATTTGCCCGACGTAGACTTAATGATTAGAACTAGTGGAGAACAACGCATTAGTAATTTCTTATTATGGCAAATGGCATATGCCGAATTATATTTTACAGATATACTTTGGCCAGACTTTAGAGAAGAGCATTTTTACGATGCAATCATAGATTATCAGAATAGAGAACGAAGATTTGGAAAAACAAGCGAACAAATTACAGAATAA
- the bamA gene encoding outer membrane protein assembly factor BamA: protein MKLLSASIMLTALFFTFSAKAQTEIDSLSTVKIDTTSIKDTSFEKGKEYTLGGISVTGLKKFSEETVRVFTGLRNGQPIKLPGDKLTSAIKKLYESKQFSNVDVYLARLDGSTVYLQFDVLELPQLNNITIAGIKKGKAKELKKDAELKKGAMVTDNLIVTTKNYFTKKYTDKGFLKTKVNLDVKKDTSDINIVNMAIFIDKGKKIKIKDINFVGNKALSDKKLKKAMKNTKEKLLGRFWKGSKYIEEDFQEDLESILDKYSRLGYRDARILSDKISWNDDNTIDIDLELEEGRQYRFAEILFVGNKEYTAEQLQLYLKIEKGDVYNGAVLEERVKGDGSPTSQDISTLYQDNGFLFSSVNAVETKVKNDSITVEIRIREDEKARIKKVTVSGNDKTNDHVLFRELRVKPGDLFSRSAIIRSIREIGQLGFFDSNVSPDVIPDYQNKTADIDFSVVEKGGSQIELQGGYGGGSFIGTLGLSFNNFSIRNIFNKEAYKPLPMGDGQTLSLRLQTSRTYNTYSFSFTEPWLGGKKPKSLSFSVYSSNQYQLDYTTYDVDKSKSLGIIGASVGLGQRLKWPDDFFQLSQSISYQALKSNNYNFGLAGLNLNNGTLNNLSYNISLSRNSAGPSLIFPTYGSEFTVGAKATFPYSLLNNKDYNDSSLDAVDKYKWLEYYKLNFKGKWYTAFTDKLVLMTNAEAGYLGSYNSDLGATPVERYFVGGDGIAAYQLDGRETVGLRGYENSGLSSNYGGTIYNKFQLELRYSITDAPSASIYTLGFLEAGNSYDDFDEFNPFDLKRSAGVGVRIFMPAFGLLGIDFAHGFDPLPLQSEKSGWQTHFIIGKQF, encoded by the coding sequence ATGAAATTACTTTCTGCATCAATAATGTTAACAGCATTATTTTTTACTTTTAGTGCTAAGGCACAAACTGAAATAGATAGTTTATCGACAGTAAAAATAGACACTACCTCTATAAAAGATACATCCTTTGAAAAAGGGAAAGAATACACGCTAGGGGGCATAAGTGTAACCGGTTTAAAAAAGTTTAGTGAAGAAACTGTTAGGGTTTTTACAGGCTTAAGAAATGGGCAACCTATTAAATTACCCGGAGACAAACTTACAAGTGCCATTAAAAAGCTATACGAAAGTAAGCAGTTTAGTAATGTAGATGTTTACCTAGCAAGATTAGATGGTAGCACAGTTTACCTACAATTTGATGTCTTAGAATTACCTCAGTTAAACAATATAACAATTGCAGGTATTAAAAAAGGAAAAGCAAAAGAACTTAAAAAAGATGCTGAATTAAAAAAAGGAGCAATGGTTACTGATAACCTTATTGTTACTACTAAAAATTACTTCACAAAAAAATATACAGATAAAGGTTTCCTAAAAACAAAAGTTAATTTAGATGTTAAAAAAGATACATCAGATATTAACATTGTTAACATGGCTATTTTTATTGATAAAGGCAAAAAAATTAAAATTAAAGACATTAATTTTGTAGGAAATAAAGCGCTTTCTGATAAGAAACTTAAAAAAGCGATGAAAAACACCAAAGAAAAACTTCTTGGTCGTTTTTGGAAAGGATCTAAATATATAGAAGAAGACTTTCAGGAAGATTTAGAAAGTATTTTAGATAAATATAGTAGATTAGGATACAGAGATGCACGTATTCTTAGTGATAAAATTAGTTGGAATGATGACAACACCATCGATATTGATTTAGAATTAGAAGAAGGAAGACAATATAGATTTGCAGAAATTTTATTTGTTGGTAATAAAGAATACACTGCAGAACAACTTCAATTATATTTAAAAATTGAAAAAGGAGACGTATATAATGGTGCTGTTTTAGAAGAGCGAGTTAAAGGTGATGGTAGTCCAACATCTCAAGATATTTCTACTTTATACCAAGATAACGGTTTTTTATTCTCTTCTGTGAATGCTGTAGAAACTAAAGTTAAAAATGATTCTATTACAGTAGAGATTAGAATTAGAGAAGATGAAAAAGCTCGTATTAAAAAAGTAACTGTTTCTGGTAACGACAAAACGAATGACCATGTTTTATTTAGAGAACTACGCGTAAAACCGGGAGACTTATTTAGTAGAAGTGCTATTATTAGATCTATTAGAGAAATTGGTCAATTAGGTTTCTTTGACTCTAATGTTTCGCCAGATGTAATACCAGATTATCAAAATAAAACAGCAGATATAGACTTTTCTGTTGTAGAAAAAGGTGGTAGTCAAATAGAATTACAAGGTGGTTATGGTGGTGGTTCTTTTATAGGAACTTTAGGTTTATCATTCAACAACTTTTCTATAAGAAACATTTTTAACAAGGAGGCTTACAAGCCTTTACCAATGGGAGATGGTCAAACACTATCTTTAAGATTACAAACGAGTAGAACATACAATACATATAGTTTTTCTTTTACAGAACCATGGTTAGGTGGTAAAAAACCAAAATCATTATCTTTTTCTGTATATTCTTCTAATCAATATCAATTAGATTATACTACTTATGATGTAGATAAAAGTAAAAGCTTAGGTATTATTGGAGCTTCTGTAGGATTAGGACAGCGTTTAAAATGGCCAGATGATTTTTTCCAATTATCACAATCTATCAGTTACCAAGCTTTAAAATCTAACAACTATAACTTTGGTTTAGCAGGTTTAAACTTAAACAATGGTACTTTAAACAACCTTTCTTACAATATTTCTTTATCAAGAAACTCTGCAGGACCAAGTTTAATATTCCCTACATACGGATCTGAGTTTACGGTTGGAGCAAAAGCAACATTCCCTTATTCTTTATTGAATAATAAAGATTATAATGACAGTAGTTTAGATGCTGTAGACAAATACAAATGGTTAGAGTACTATAAATTAAATTTTAAAGGAAAATGGTACACTGCATTTACAGACAAATTGGTATTAATGACCAATGCAGAAGCAGGTTATTTAGGTTCTTATAATAGTGATTTAGGAGCAACACCTGTAGAGCGTTATTTTGTTGGTGGAGATGGTATTGCTGCTTACCAATTAGATGGTAGAGAGACAGTAGGTTTAAGAGGATATGAAAACAGTGGACTTTCATCTAACTATGGTGGAACCATTTATAATAAATTTCAATTAGAATTACGTTATTCAATTACAGATGCACCTTCTGCATCTATTTATACACTTGGGTTCTTAGAAGCTGGTAATTCTTATGATGATTTCGATGAGTTTAACCCATTTGATTTAAAACGTTCAGCTGGTGTTGGGGTAAGAATATTTATGCCTGCATTTGGTTTATTAGGAATTGATTTTGCACATGGATTTGATCCATTACCTTTACAGAGTGAAAAATCTGGTTGGCAAACACACTTTATAATTGGAAAACAATTCTAA
- a CDS encoding OmpH family outer membrane protein — protein MKKIFLVIVLLLSVTFSWSQRGQSIAYIDMEYILENVPEYLDAQNTLDAKVAKWRKKLDEQARHIEILKTDLANEKAILTKDLIEEKEEEISLKQVELRRLESLYFGPNGDMFSVRKQLVKPIQDQVYNAIQSISLRKNYDFVFDKSTDLVMLYSNKKYDISDLVLATIDRSRLIAEKGKQREERNLAPKNELTDRQKEALAKKEQAQAKRIADVEAKKKLIAEKREKLLKEREEKRELLRAKKEALRKKKEEQKEEQE, from the coding sequence ATGAAAAAAATATTTTTAGTAATCGTTCTTTTACTTAGTGTTACTTTTTCTTGGTCTCAAAGGGGTCAATCAATTGCCTATATAGATATGGAGTATATTCTAGAAAATGTTCCAGAATATCTAGATGCGCAAAACACGTTGGATGCTAAAGTTGCAAAATGGAGAAAAAAACTAGATGAACAAGCTAGACATATAGAAATCTTAAAAACAGACTTAGCAAATGAAAAAGCAATTCTAACAAAAGATTTAATTGAAGAGAAAGAAGAAGAAATTAGTTTAAAACAAGTAGAATTAAGAAGACTTGAATCTTTGTACTTTGGACCAAATGGAGATATGTTTTCTGTAAGAAAACAATTGGTTAAGCCAATTCAAGATCAAGTTTACAATGCAATACAAAGTATTTCTTTAAGAAAAAATTATGACTTTGTTTTTGATAAATCTACTGACTTGGTGATGCTATATTCAAATAAAAAATACGATATTAGCGACCTTGTTTTAGCAACTATAGATCGTAGCAGATTAATTGCTGAAAAAGGAAAACAAAGAGAAGAGAGAAACCTAGCTCCTAAAAACGAGTTAACAGATAGACAAAAAGAAGCTCTCGCAAAAAAAGAACAAGCACAAGCAAAGAGAATTGCTGATGTTGAAGCAAAAAAGAAGTTAATCGCAGAAAAAAGAGAAAAACTTTTAAAAGAGCGAGAAGAAAAGAGAGAATTGTTAAGAGCTAAGAAAGAAGCTTTAAGAAAGAAAAAAGAAGAACAAAAAGAAGAACAAGAATAA
- a CDS encoding OmpH family outer membrane protein, producing the protein MKNLKSLLLIAVFTLGLAGVANAQKIGHIDFEKLVAEMPQTKTLKLDMEKLGKTYQDEITGMEKKIEATRQKYVAESKGQTNETNDTRAQELQQEAAKIEQARRFAYQDMQKKQNEGLQPIIEKAQTAIDAVAASKGVVYVLDASVGKGLLVKKGEDLFNDVKAKLGF; encoded by the coding sequence ATGAAAAATTTAAAATCGTTACTATTAATCGCTGTATTTACTTTAGGACTAGCAGGTGTTGCAAATGCACAAAAAATAGGTCATATAGACTTTGAAAAATTAGTTGCTGAAATGCCTCAGACTAAAACTCTAAAATTAGATATGGAGAAGCTTGGTAAAACGTACCAAGATGAGATTACAGGAATGGAAAAGAAAATTGAAGCTACTAGACAAAAGTATGTTGCAGAGTCTAAAGGACAAACCAACGAAACTAATGATACAAGAGCTCAAGAATTACAACAAGAAGCTGCAAAAATTGAGCAAGCAAGAAGATTTGCTTACCAAGATATGCAGAAAAAACAAAATGAAGGTTTACAACCAATCATAGAAAAAGCACAAACTGCTATCGATGCTGTAGCTGCTTCTAAAGGTGTAGTATATGTTTTAGATGCTTCTGTTGGTAAAGGTTTATTAGTTAAAAAAGGTGAAGACTTATTTAACGACGTAAAAGCTAAATTAGGTTTTTAA